The following are encoded together in the Rhinopithecus roxellana isolate Shanxi Qingling chromosome 5, ASM756505v1, whole genome shotgun sequence genome:
- the CCNB1IP1 gene encoding E3 ubiquitin-protein ligase CCNB1IP1 isoform X2, producing MSLCEDMLLCNYRKCRIKLSGYAWVTACSHIFCDQHGSGEFSRSPAICPACNSTLSGKLDIVRTELSPSEEYKAMVLAGLRPETVLDISSRALAFWTYQVHQERLYQEYNFSKAEGHLKQMEKIYTQQIQSKDVELTSMKGEVTSMKKVLEEYKKKFSDISEKLMERNRQYQKLQGLYDSLRLRNITIANHEGTLEPSMIAQSGVLGFPLGNNSKFPLDNTPVRNRGDGDGDFQFRPFFVGSPTAPEPSNSFFSFASPSRELEQQQVSSRAFKVKRI from the exons ATGTCTTTGTGTGAAGACATGCTGCTTTGTAATTATCGAAAGTGTCGCATCAAACTCTCTGGCTATGCATGGGTCACTGCCTGCTCTCACATCTTCTGTGATCAACATGGCAGTGGTGAGTTTAGTCGCTCACCAGCTATCTGTCCTGCCTGCAACAGTACCCTTTCTGGAAAGCTCGATATTGTCCGCACAGAACTCAGTCCATCAGAGGAATATAAAGCTATGGTATTGGCAGGACTGCGACCAGAGACTGTGTTGGACATTAGCTCCCGAGCACTGGCCTTCTGGACATACCAG GTACATCAGGAACGTCTTTATCAAGAATACAATTTCAGCAAGGCTGAGGGCCATCTGAAACAGATGGAGAAGATATATACTCAGCAAATACAAAGCAAGGATGTAGAATTGACCTCTATGAAAGGGGAGGTCACCTCCATGAAGAAAGTACTAGAAGAATACAAGAAAAAGTTCAGTGACATCTCTGAGAAACTTATGGAGCGCAATCGTCAGTATCAAAAGCTCCAAGGCCTCTATGATAGCCTTAGGTTACGAAACATCACTATTGCTAACCATGAAGGCACCCTTGAACCATCCATGATTGCACAGTCTGGTGTTCTTGGCTTCCCCTTAG GTAACAACTCCAAGTTTCCTTTGGATAATACACCTGTTCGAAATCGGGGCGATGGAGATGGAGATTTTCAGTTCAGACCATTTTTTGTGGGTTCTCCCACAGCACCTGAACCCAGCAACAGCTTTTTTAGTTTTGCCTCTCCAAGTCGTGAATTAGAGCAGCAGCAAGTTTCTAGCAGGGCCTTCAAAGTAAAAAGAATTTGA
- the CCNB1IP1 gene encoding E3 ubiquitin-protein ligase CCNB1IP1 isoform X1, translated as MALWNQFAKMTLFSFWTPHYPIMSLCEDMLLCNYRKCRIKLSGYAWVTACSHIFCDQHGSGEFSRSPAICPACNSTLSGKLDIVRTELSPSEEYKAMVLAGLRPETVLDISSRALAFWTYQVHQERLYQEYNFSKAEGHLKQMEKIYTQQIQSKDVELTSMKGEVTSMKKVLEEYKKKFSDISEKLMERNRQYQKLQGLYDSLRLRNITIANHEGTLEPSMIAQSGVLGFPLGNNSKFPLDNTPVRNRGDGDGDFQFRPFFVGSPTAPEPSNSFFSFASPSRELEQQQVSSRAFKVKRI; from the exons ATGGCTTTATGGaatcaatttgcaaaaat GACTCTCTTCAGCTTCTGGACACCTCACTATCCTATTATGTCTTTGTGTGAAGACATGCTGCTTTGTAATTATCGAAAGTGTCGCATCAAACTCTCTGGCTATGCATGGGTCACTGCCTGCTCTCACATCTTCTGTGATCAACATGGCAGTGGTGAGTTTAGTCGCTCACCAGCTATCTGTCCTGCCTGCAACAGTACCCTTTCTGGAAAGCTCGATATTGTCCGCACAGAACTCAGTCCATCAGAGGAATATAAAGCTATGGTATTGGCAGGACTGCGACCAGAGACTGTGTTGGACATTAGCTCCCGAGCACTGGCCTTCTGGACATACCAG GTACATCAGGAACGTCTTTATCAAGAATACAATTTCAGCAAGGCTGAGGGCCATCTGAAACAGATGGAGAAGATATATACTCAGCAAATACAAAGCAAGGATGTAGAATTGACCTCTATGAAAGGGGAGGTCACCTCCATGAAGAAAGTACTAGAAGAATACAAGAAAAAGTTCAGTGACATCTCTGAGAAACTTATGGAGCGCAATCGTCAGTATCAAAAGCTCCAAGGCCTCTATGATAGCCTTAGGTTACGAAACATCACTATTGCTAACCATGAAGGCACCCTTGAACCATCCATGATTGCACAGTCTGGTGTTCTTGGCTTCCCCTTAG GTAACAACTCCAAGTTTCCTTTGGATAATACACCTGTTCGAAATCGGGGCGATGGAGATGGAGATTTTCAGTTCAGACCATTTTTTGTGGGTTCTCCCACAGCACCTGAACCCAGCAACAGCTTTTTTAGTTTTGCCTCTCCAAGTCGTGAATTAGAGCAGCAGCAAGTTTCTAGCAGGGCCTTCAAAGTAAAAAGAATTTGA